The window CATCCCAGCATCAGTTAGTTCGTTGCCTTATTAACTGTGGGATTTGGTGTTGGACTGGTCGCTACCCTTTATCCAGTTCGGACTTCCACCGACAAGAATTTAAGGAACTTTCTTGGCACACTCATTTAACTCACCTCCTTTTTTCTAAAAAATATCCTACAGAGATTTTCTGTTCTCTGCCTTTCTATTATATACAACGATTGAACCAGCAAAATTATTTTGTGAATTTTGCCACATCTCAAAGTTTGTAAGCACAAGAAAGAATTACTTTCCAATCCCAGGACTCGTAAAACTGGAAAAGCCCGCCACGGTAATCCTCATCTCCAACCGCAAAAGCAATTCCGAGTTTAAGTTTCAACGCATCTTTTGAGTACTGGCTACCAACAAGCATATCAATTGTTGTACCATTAGAATCTTTCCATTCTGTTTCTTTCCCACCTTCATGTGTGTATTTCAGTTTCCCAAATATCTGTGCCTGCATCTCACCTATCAGCGAAATTGATTTCATTGGGTACTCAACTGCGGCGCTTACAATAATGGGATCTCCAGGGTCATACTCGGTTTTATCTTCATCTTCGTATTTCATTTTCAGCAGATACCCGAGATTACCTGAAATTTTTAACGGCTCTAAATCTTTGGTAGTGATCAGAAGCAATCCAATATTTGTACCCTC of the Elusimicrobiota bacterium genome contains:
- a CDS encoding transporter encodes the protein MKKLLTAWFVFVFLSSLSYTEPILTEDAKCLEKGSCELGLGVSYGVDAWKFDEANSPDYKMSLLKVGIPVKYGASEKFQLGAILPYRSWKFESDPDPYNVSESSAGIGQIAVNGKLGLSENFAVGLNVQLPTADVDKMLGEGTNIGLLLITTKDLEPLKISGNLGYLLKMKYEDEDKTEYDPGDPIIVSAAVEYPMKSISLIGEMQAQIFGKLKYTHEGGKETEWKDSNGTTIDMLVGSQYSKDALKLKLGIAFAVGDEDYRGGLFQFYESWDWKVILSCAYKL